A genomic region of Pseudoxanthomonas suwonensis contains the following coding sequences:
- a CDS encoding helix-turn-helix domain-containing protein, with amino-acid sequence MTSQHPTPHPTIGGLLRSLRARKGWTLKQMSEHSGIPLSTLSKVEHDRLTLTYDKLLQLSQRLQLRMSELFAEQDEAPEPAVTARRSIGRIEDAIRVTTPNYDYYYLCPELRRKRMIPVLTRVRAKSIEEFGELVHHSGEEYIHVLEGRMEVHTEFYDPIVLEQGESVYIDSNMGHAYIAAEGCDEVLLLGVCSSADEQLMESLLTLHGDEGAVRHEKAKRLKPPAARLAAKPVKRAARRTASRK; translated from the coding sequence ATGACATCCCAGCACCCCACGCCGCACCCCACGATTGGCGGACTGCTGCGCTCGCTGCGCGCGCGCAAGGGCTGGACGCTCAAGCAGATGAGCGAGCATTCCGGCATCCCGCTGTCGACCCTGTCCAAGGTCGAGCACGACCGGCTGACCCTGACCTACGACAAGCTGCTGCAGCTCAGCCAGCGCCTGCAGCTGCGCATGTCCGAACTGTTCGCCGAACAGGACGAGGCCCCCGAGCCGGCGGTGACCGCCCGCCGCAGCATCGGCCGGATCGAGGACGCGATCCGGGTCACCACTCCCAACTACGACTACTACTACCTGTGCCCGGAACTGCGCCGCAAGCGCATGATCCCGGTGCTGACCCGCGTGCGCGCCAAGAGCATCGAGGAGTTCGGCGAGCTGGTGCACCACTCCGGCGAGGAGTACATCCACGTCCTGGAAGGACGCATGGAAGTGCATACCGAGTTCTACGACCCGATCGTGCTGGAGCAGGGCGAATCGGTCTACATCGACTCGAACATGGGCCACGCCTACATCGCCGCCGAGGGTTGCGACGAGGTGCTGCTGCTCGGGGTCTGCTCCAGCGCCGACGAGCAGCTGATGGAGTCGCTGCTGACCCTGCACGGCGACGAGGGCGCGGTACGTCACGAAAAGGCCAAGCGCCTCAAGCCACCGGCGGCCAGGCTCGCCGCCAAGCCGGTCAAGCGCGCCGCACGCAGGACCGCGTCAAGAAAATAG
- the leuD gene encoding 3-isopropylmalate dehydratase small subunit encodes MRAFTNHTGLVCPLDRANVDTDQIIPKQFLKSIKRSGFGPNLFDEWRYLDVGQPGQDSSNRPLNHGFVLNFPRYRGASVLLARENFGCGSSREHAPWALDEYGFRAIVAPSFADIFYNNSFKNGLLPIVLKDEEVDALFAQCEATEGYALTVDLAAQTVTRPDGVQYGFEIDAFRKHCLLHGLDDIGLTLQEADAIRAFEARHRGAQPWLFRTGG; translated from the coding sequence ATGAGAGCTTTCACCAACCACACCGGCCTGGTCTGCCCACTGGACCGCGCCAACGTCGATACCGACCAGATCATCCCCAAGCAGTTCCTCAAGTCGATCAAGCGCAGCGGGTTCGGTCCCAACCTGTTCGACGAGTGGCGCTACCTGGACGTGGGCCAGCCGGGGCAGGACAGCTCGAACCGGCCACTCAACCACGGGTTCGTGCTGAACTTCCCGCGCTACCGCGGTGCCAGCGTGCTGCTGGCGCGCGAGAACTTCGGCTGCGGCTCCTCGCGCGAGCACGCGCCGTGGGCGCTGGACGAATACGGCTTCCGCGCGATCGTCGCGCCGAGCTTCGCCGACATCTTCTACAACAACAGCTTCAAGAACGGCCTGCTGCCGATCGTGCTGAAGGACGAGGAAGTCGATGCGCTGTTCGCGCAGTGCGAGGCCACCGAGGGCTACGCGCTGACCGTGGACCTGGCCGCGCAGACCGTGACCCGGCCCGATGGCGTGCAGTACGGCTTCGAGATCGATGCCTTCCGCAAGCACTGCCTGCTGCACGGCCTGGACGACATCGGCCTGACCCTGCAGGAAGCCGATGCGATCCGCGCGTTCGAGGCGCGGCACCGCGGTGCACAGCCATGGCTGTTCCGGACCGGGGGCTGA